DNA from Elaeis guineensis isolate ETL-2024a chromosome 2, EG11, whole genome shotgun sequence:
ATTGCCCAATGACTACCTTAACCAATAAGGCACAATTTGGCCCTCCTTATAAGTTGATTGATAACATATTTATACCTTTAAACTCATATCTATAAATACCAATAGAAAATCCCAGCCATCATATAAGCCTTCTCGGccgccactccaagcctcccacctgattgggaatcttgaggatggaaaaaacagaggaaaaatagggggaaaacataggaaaatcaatgaaaacaaaggaaagacagaaaaaattaaaagataagaccttttcccacatagattggtttcttttttttttttggcttctttTTCTTTCAGTTCATTCTCATTTTTGGAGATCtttggggaaggagagcaccttagggagatcggaggggtttcttaggtttcggTTGGGGTTTTTTTCTCAAGCACATGGGATATTGTgcgagttgtggcggtgtgagttggtcccttgagtttTTGAGAGCttgatcttggtagaagcatgatattttgtagggtttggggaTTTTTGATCGAAAGGATTCTACtttggctacaaaattttcaGTTTATGAAGTTTATTCTCATTGGTAATATGAACATGAACAAGGGTTAGTCGGGCAGGTTCGGGTACCTGGTGGGCATACCAATTTTCAATGGGATGGGTTTGGGATTTTTGGTTAATTCATAATCAGGTTTGTGATGGGTTCGGGTAGCAAGATTTTATTATGGGTTCGGATACATGTAGGGCAAATTTTGCAAgcaccctacccattgccatccctaattcCTCATGATAAGGTCACTCTTGCAGATTTGGTTTCATAAATGTTGTTTCCATCCCGGAAATATAAAAAGGCCCTGGGGCTAAGAAGCATGCAAATATTATGCTGTCAAAACATGAATACTTATCATTGGCTGGTTGGTACCTAAACAGTGAGCATATAATTTGCAGTCATTGAAAGCTTTAGGATTAACATGGAATCATGGAGAGGGCATATTTCCATTGTTTTGGATTCACTGTTCCCAGAACTTCACAATGGAGACTTTATTGTGATGTTTAAACGCAGTGATAAATCAATATCTTCTCACATCTGCATGTGGTCTTAAACTAACAACCTTGCAATCTTGAAAGATTGTCTGGGCAAGACTATAGCAGACAAAGCAAGTGCAACATACTTattttgatttttgtatgtagatcTCCAATATGATGTCCTATAATCAGGATCCTGATCTTGCATTGGAGTTTGAcaagataattaaaaaagaaACATGGTTGACTGCACTGCATCAATCAGTATCTCATCTCTTCTTTGCTCAAATGGTATTGCCAGCTGTAGTTGTATCCATCCACCTCTGCTGAAGTTATTATGCTGTAATTGCCaaaaatatttgtaaaatataaaaagaaaactgGTTTAGCTAATTTTACTTTGGATGTCTCTTGGTCAAAACTCCATTAAAAATGGAACTGATTAAGAAATTAAGAAATTgcttatcaattttttctctaGCATGCTTCTAAGTCACACAGTCTGACAATAAAATGCTTCTTGATGTCATTTGGGTTTTCTTTAGTTTCTTTCATACTAAAATATAGTCAAAGCTAAACTTCTTCAAATGAAAGGAAATTGTTTTTTTTACAGTTGTGTAAAAGGCTAACAATAGCTCCAGGAATTAAATTTGAAACATCAAAACTTACTCTTGTCATAGGCTTTGTAACTAAAAGATGGTAACTCAGTCATGGATGCTGCACTAGCGCACAGGTATGAGTTCCAGAATTGGAATAAAACAAGAGAGGAGGTACATATATTCACACATCACATACAAATAGGTGTCTGGCAAATATAATCATGGACAGAACTCATTAATTTGAAGCGAAAGAAGAGCCTGAATATTAAGAGTGATGGACATAGATATACTATATATGAAAattaaagaataataaaaaaaagaaatgattTTGTGTGAGTTCTTTCAACTATCTTCAACATGGAGTGGCAGGTGGTTTAGGTGCACTatatatgaaaattaaaaaataattaaaaaaagaaatgaCAAGTTCTTTCAACTATCTTCAACATGGAGTGGCAGGTTAGGTGCATTACTTGGGTATATTACAGTGTGTGTCTCATGGAAGTCCTGTGTAAAGGGAGCAAAATAATTTTTTCCACTAGTGGGATATACAATTTGTTGGAGTTGATAGTTTTTGTGCCGTTGCTTGCTGTGAGGACTTGCAGTGCATCATTGTTTTCCTGCTTTTGTGCTTTCCAAAAGTTTGAAACTTAATTTAttgttctcttcttctctttcttttgttctcttttttCTGTAGCTGGTAAGCTTTTGATTTTATGTTGATATTGTTGAGTGGGCATGTTAAATTTGACCTTTTCCAGTCCATGTATTTTTTTCCCATTATTTAGATGTCTAtgacattttttctttttcaaaattccacTTTTCTTTTGAGTTCTATGAGTGCAATACCTTTAGGGCCTTTTTGGAAACATCCTGCTGGAGGATCTGGCAGGATGGGTGGACGAAGAGCAGCATGAAGGAGAGAATGCAATGGAATGAGATGGAAAGAGGGCACACGGGTGTCGCAGGCCCCAATTCCTGTGGGAAGGGGAAAAAAAACCTCAagagatctttttatttttccttcCAGCAGCTATTGGGACATGCAGCCTCCGCATACTCTCCCTTCCCTCTTGCTGGCCTATGCTGCCGAATCTGGTAGAATTTACGGAAACATATCATCAGTTATTAAAATGTATCTCCTTTGTATTTAGAAATTCCAATTCTAGAAGCACTCTGATCAGATTTTGCCCTCTTGGTCAGGAGATTtgggaaaaatcatcttttcatTGGCCAGAATATTTGGTCATGGGAAAGCTTGAAGGCGACAAGGTCATTACTCCAAGTTTTACCGTGCCCATTCAGTGATGTTGATCTGATGCTCGGTTATGTTCTGAATACCAATGTTTCGGAGTGGATGGGAGAGGAAGGTAACCCTTCTACAGTTCTACCATTAGTCTCTCGACAAACCATTAAATAATTGTCTCAAACTAGATATTCCTGTATCCCCTTTATCTCTAGTCTCTCTACAGACAGGTATTGGTTTCATTTGTGATGACATTGGAGCGCAACAAATGGTTAAATAGCTAAATTATTGCATTGAGTTGGTTACCATAATCTATTCACCTTTCAGCCTGTAGGCAATCAAGTAGTCACTATCAGTAAGATCATTTTAAGCATTGATAATATGGAGTTGAATTGTGAATATCTaacctttccattttctctctttctggTTAGAGTATCAGGCCTTTGTCAATGCATTTATATATTTGCTATGTTGTCAAAGGCATCAAGTCGTCATCAAGTTAATATTTCTATTGCTGCATCATCTTTTTCCTGGTAATAGTTGCATCATAAATTTCAATTTCCCCTTAATATAAGATGATGATGCTATCAGGTCCCTGTGGCAATAATGCTGCTGCTTCTTCCAAGGAAAACCGCTAGTAGTTGTCTTTCCTCGCACGGAAGTGTGACTTTGATGATGGCTCCTTGCCTCCGAATTCTTAGTGTTAATTGTTTCTATTGCCTTACCCTCTTCTATCTGCATGGACTTCTACATAAAATAGGCTTGCTTTCTGGTTACTCTCTTGTTATTAATTGTTTGGTCATGGATTCGTAGATGGATTGATGCATACTAGTTCCCATGTCTTGTGCTGGCTGACAATATAGCTTCTTTAACGCTTTGGCATTAACATGCCAAATTCACCAACGCGCATTCAGTTTATTATTTAAGGTCATTAATTTTGATACTGAAACCAGCTCCACAACTAGCTACAACTCTTGTATCAGCATGAACAGGGTCAAAGAGGTATGCCAAAGGAAAGGGCTGTTCAGTGAGAATGCCGCAAGAGAAGTGTCACTGGTGTGGGTAGCTGCAAGCGCTGTTGTAAAGGGGGTATGCATAaatttttagacaccaacaattCAACTGGCATATAGAGAAACCAATATCTACTGCATGTGAATCACATCGATGATTTTTGCCCTCATGGTTTTGACTAATTCTATATacaatattttactttttttatttgtATGATCAAAAGGGTGGACCTAACTCCACCCATGCTTGTTAGGCTGAATGCATTACGGCTGCTCTCTTCCTTTTGCAACTGGAGTGGATATGCGCATTTTATCGGTTCTTTGACCTGGAAGAAGTTGCACTAATTGCAACTGGTTTCATCACCGTTTAAAAACAGCTGGTCGTTATGTTAGCTTTCTTGAAGATAGAGATCTTTAAATTCGAGAAAGAAGGGTCTAACAGTCAAACAATTTGGTTATTTTAATTGATCTCGCTTttggcttttctttcctttttgtggTTCAAAATAGCAAATGAAGCCAAGGCAACCACTCTAAGCTATCCCATACTAACAGAGCTTTGTCAATTGTGGGAACACAAATGGCTTCTGACAAACCACGATGGATGGGTCAACAAGAACAATGAGGACAAGATTACTTGACAAGCTAGAGAATAAACGGCCAATGGTGGATTTTCATCTTGATAGCTTGGGACGCAATCAAAATAATAAATCAGATATATTAACTGTTGACTGTTCTTTTCTATTATTACATAATTGGATGTAGCAACCTGGAAACGCTATGtacatttttccttttttttagggatggcaaaattaatccgatccgatgggtatacaccctacccgaacccggtcaaactcgaaaaatagggtttgactgggtttgggttcgggtttgggtaaaacccgaaaactatagtatgggtatgggtagggtatgggtagtgctattttctatccgaacccgatccgaacctatggatatgggtaatatccgaacccatatccgaatatatatacatatatatatatatatacatatatatatatacatatatacatatccgaatatatatatacatatacatatatacatatccgaatatatatatatatacatatacatatatatatatatatatatatatacacacatatatacacacacatatacacacacacatatatatgatctctctctctttctctctctctctctatatatatataattatatatatgtatgtatgtatatgtatgcatgcatatatgtatgcatgcatgtatgtatgtgtgtgttagaagtgtgtatgtgcgtatgtatggatgtatgtatatataattggtaattctatttttgattgatagtatgcataaaattattttacttttttttttggtatagaatggatgggtatgggttgggtatggggcgggtatggattgggtatggggaaatgggttacccacgggtatctccgaacccgttgggtatggggatggatatcttttttcttacccgattgggtatcgggtaggatttgggtatagggtattaagttcgggtttggggatgggtagtatactacccgatCCAAACCCTACCTATTGCCATCTCTatccctttttctctttttttttttggggggtgggGGAAGGAGAAGGATAGCGGTCGCTGCACTCTTGTGGGAGACGTTATTAGACCATTAAGTTCCATCACCTTAGTTGGTAAGTTGTTCTTTCATTCCCCAAGCCGCCGCCCCGATTTCGTAATTCATTATCTTGTGATTGATGGAAATTTCTGTCCTTTCCAGCCACTTCTGATTGGCGACCCTCaaagatttttttcttataacATCTGTGACTTGAATACATCTAGGCATCCTATTAGGTCATTAATAATCACGGGAGCTAATCCCAAGTTTCTAAACAATCTCGGCCTGTCATGCCCAAGTTTGACAATCCACTCAAAACGTTTTCCATCCCGCTGAAACAAATTTCTAAACTCGATCATGCATCCTTTGTCCTTCGTACCATTCGTACCAATTGTTCTACGAAAAGCGACGCAGAACTACTCTGAAAAACCACATTTGAAAGCGATTGAAACGTCCGGAGTACAACTAATCTTgcgaataattttataaatattcttCGTGTCAAACCAATACAACTAGAAAAGAAATACGTGAGAGCATAAAGCTCTTTCCGAAATGCTAAACTAAATCCCCAAAAACAACATTTAACAATCCTAATAATTTAATCCTTTTCAGTGGGGGAGGCCGGGAGGGGGAGAAATTGTATCATCTCCATCCCTCAccgttctttttttttaaaaaaaaacttcaaatctagacaatttaaaaaaaaaaaaaaaatctcacaatTTCATAACAGACGCGTTCCACCGCTCGTGTCAGCGGCCCTCCGTGATGATGTCCGAATCGGAGAGCGTCATGGAGCTGGATAGCGACTGCCGAAGTTCCTCGAAAGTCAGGTGCTGGTGGGTGCCGGTGGGCCCCCAAATCTCGGACCGGGCTCCACTGTCCCCGAACCCAACCTCGCGTCCAGAAGCCACGCCTCCCCGCTCTCCCCATCTTCGCCGTCCGCTTTCTCATCACCGGCCTCCAGCGCCCTCGCCACCTGCCTCATCGTCGGCCTCGCCGCCGGGTCGACGACGGTGCATGCCAGTGCCAGCGCCACCACCCGCTCCGACTCCGCCTCGTCGAACCCCACCACTCCCTCACACTTGGGTCCACCACTGCCGCCACCGCCAGCCCCCGCGCCCACCCAACCAGcggcggccgcccctcctccacAGGCCTCCGGCCGGAGACCACTTCCAGCGCCAGAACCCCGTAGGCGTACACATCTGTCGCCACCGTAGCCCGGCCGCTCCGAAACAGCTCCGGCGCCAGGTACCCCGCAGTCCCCACCACCCGGGTCGTCCCAGGCGCCCGGCCGTGTGGGTGGGCTCGCGCCAGCCCAAAGTCACCGAGCCGGCCGGCCATCCACCGGTCCAGCATCACATTACTTGACTTTATATCCCGGTGAATCACACGCGCCTCCCCCCAACCCTCGTGCAGATAAAGCACCGCCGCCGCTATGTCCTTTAAAATCCTCACCCTCGATCCCCAATCCAACGGTTCCGATGCAGCGTGGAGCCAATTATCtaagctcccattctccatataaTCGTACACCAGGATCATAAtttcgtcgccgctgccgccaCCGGCGGCCGGATCTCGGCGCGTGCGGCACCAGCCGCGGAGGCCGACGAGGTTCCGGTGCTTGAGCCGGCCGAGGCTGGAGACCTCCGCTGCGAATTGCCGGGCTTCGTCGGCGCCGCTCTGCGAGAAGACCTTCACCGCGACCTCGGCGCTGGCCAAGATCCCCTTATACACCCTACCGTTGCCGCCGGAGCCAATCAGGTTCTTAGCAGAGAATCCGTCTGTGGCAGCGAGGATCTCTCGGTATCCAATCCGATGCGGCCAGTACTCCAATTCCCAATCCTCCATCGCCCCGTCGCCTCCTCGCCCCTCCTCTTCTATGATCCTATTTTTTCTCCAACGACGGCGGCGAAGAACCACTAACAGAGCCGCCGCCACGCCGGAGACCACGAATATTGCGGCCACGAGTGAGATACCCGCGATGAGGGCTTTGGATTTCAAGCTGGATCCTGGCTGCGATGGCTTGAAATTGGGGAGATCGGAGGTGATGAGGCCGTCGGCGGCGGAGAAATTAGAGTTGCTGAAGCTCCAGCCCAGGATGCGGTGGTGCTCCACCAGCATCCCGGTGGCGGCGCAGAACCCCACGAACATCTCGTTGAGGAAGACGGCGGAGAGATTCAGAGGGATGGAGATGAGGGGGACGGCGGGGCTTCCGGCCGAGGGTGGCGGGGGCCATGGTGACGTTGAGCCGTCCGCCGGAGTAGTCGACCCAGGCCTGGTAGTTGGAACCATCATTGAGGGTTAGGTTGACGAAGGGGGAGGAGGGATCGTCTGGCCAATAGCCGGCGGGGTAGGCGGCGACGGAGGTGAGGGAATTGACGTCGACACCAACGTGGTTGGCGTTGATGTCGTTGAACTCCTGGTTCTCGAAGACGTCGAATTCGATGGCGAGGACGCGGGAGGCGGTGTCGCCGTCCGTGGTCATGTTGAAGAGGCCGAGGTGCTGGGAGGAGGTGGCGCCGAGGGTGCCGGCGGCGGGGGCGAAGAGGAAGGCGAGGCCGTGGCCAGGAAGGACGCCAGGGATGGGGGCGATGGAG
Protein-coding regions in this window:
- the LOC105040894 gene encoding uncharacterized protein isoform X1, yielding MKERMQWNEMERGHTGVAGPNSCGKGKKNLKRSFYFSFQQLLGHAASAYSPFPLAGLCCRIWRFGKNHLFIGQNIWSWESLKATRSLLQVLPCPFSDVDLMLGYVLNTNVSEWMGEEANEAKATTLSYPILTELCQLWEHKWLLTNHDGWVNKNNEDKIT
- the LOC105040894 gene encoding uncharacterized protein isoform X2, which gives rise to MKERMQWNEMERGHTGVAGPNSCGKGKKNLKRSFYFSFQQLLGHAASAYSPFPLAGLCCRIWRFGKNHLFIGQNIWSWESLKATRSLLQVLPCPFSDVDLMLGYVLNTNVSEWMGEEGPCGNNAAASSKENR
- the LOC105040900 gene encoding LOW QUALITY PROTEIN: probable L-type lectin-domain containing receptor kinase VII.2 (The sequence of the model RefSeq protein was modified relative to this genomic sequence to represent the inferred CDS: deleted 1 base in 1 codon); the protein is MHRTCSLFGNVPTTGPSIRLRRCRPPSPKRTFHTKKVKLPNRPRLSDIFRGFTATADHISFQELGQNGHFTSEDLTKHPALARERPPVLVLSTLMRTPPILLLSLLISVLYHPPSSAVDFIFNGFEPADLNLYGDATLKPGTGRRYLSLTNASAFSLGRALYKSKVPAKSSASAGGVLPFSTSFLFSIAPIPGVLPGHGLAFLFAPAAGTLGATSSQHLGLFNMTTDGDTASRVLAIEFDVFENQEFNDINANHVGVDVNSLTSVAAYPAGYWPDDPSSPFVNLTLNDGSNYQAWVDYSGGRLNVTMAPATLGRKPAVPLISIPLNLSAVFLNEMFVGFCAATGMLVEHHRILGWSFSNSNFSAADGLITSDLPNFKPSQPGSSLKSKALIAGISLVAAIFVVSGVAAALLVVLRRRRWRKNRIIEEEGRGGDGAMEDWELEYWPHRIGYREILAATDGFSAKNLIGSGGNGRVYKGILASAEVAVKVFSQSGADEARQFAAEVSSLGRLKHRNLVGLRGWCRTRRDPAAGGGSGDEIMILVYDYMENGSLDNWLHAASEPLDWGSRVRILKDIAAAVLYLHEGWGEARVIHRDIKSSNVMLDRWMAGRLGDFGLARAHPHGRAPGTTRVVGTAGYLAPELFRSGRATVATDVYAYGVLALEVVSGRRPVEEGRPPLVGWARGLAVAAVVDPSVREWWGSTRRSRSGWWRWHWHAPSSTRRRGRR